In one Cloacibacillus porcorum genomic region, the following are encoded:
- a CDS encoding branched-chain amino acid ABC transporter permease produces the protein MTFDMMVQHFFNALMLGSLYGLIAIGYTMVYGILRLINFAHGDIFMISTYFVFLAITVMHLPWIPAVLLSILATAIFGVMIDRVAYQPLRNAPRISALISAIGVSFFIENLCLVIFTGVPKPMPRFEPLVRVMTLGNVRILPLAIFVPIISFILVGALLWMLYRTKPGLAMRAISRDIETTRLMGVKVDRIIALTFAIGSALAACAGIMWALRYPQIHPFMGVFPGLKAFIAAVLGGIGSVQGAMIGGLLLGFMEIMLVAFFPALSGYRDAFAFVLLILILFYKPTGLMGEKLEDKI, from the coding sequence ATGACTTTTGACATGATGGTCCAGCATTTTTTCAACGCGCTGATGCTGGGCAGCCTTTACGGCCTTATCGCCATCGGTTATACGATGGTTTACGGCATTCTGCGCCTCATCAACTTCGCCCACGGCGATATCTTTATGATCAGCACCTATTTTGTCTTTCTTGCCATCACGGTCATGCACCTGCCCTGGATACCGGCGGTGCTGCTCTCTATTTTGGCTACCGCGATATTTGGGGTCATGATCGACCGCGTCGCCTATCAGCCGCTGCGCAACGCGCCGCGCATCTCGGCGCTCATCTCGGCGATCGGCGTCTCCTTCTTCATTGAAAATCTCTGCCTGGTTATCTTCACGGGCGTGCCGAAGCCGATGCCGCGCTTTGAGCCGCTTGTCCGCGTTATGACCCTGGGCAACGTCCGCATCCTGCCGCTCGCGATATTTGTCCCGATAATCTCCTTCATCCTCGTCGGCGCCCTGCTCTGGATGCTCTACCGCACGAAGCCGGGGCTCGCGATGCGCGCCATCTCGCGCGACATTGAGACGACACGCCTCATGGGCGTCAAGGTCGACCGCATCATCGCGCTCACCTTCGCCATCGGCTCGGCGCTCGCGGCCTGCGCCGGCATCATGTGGGCGCTGCGTTATCCGCAGATACACCCCTTTATGGGCGTTTTCCCCGGCCTCAAGGCCTTCATCGCCGCGGTCCTCGGCGGCATCGGCTCCGTACAGGGGGCGATGATTGGCGGCCTTCTGCTGGGGTTCATGGAGATCATGCTCGTCGCCTTTTTCCCGGCGCTCTCCGGCTACCGCGACGCCTTCGCCTTCGTCCTGCTCATCCTGATACTCTTCTATAAGCCGACCGGGCTGATGGGCGAGAAGCTGGAGGATAAGATATGA
- a CDS encoding branched-chain amino acid ABC transporter permease → MMKNSTKLILNALSLGLLALFLWWAQGNLDGYKIQVLNLIAVNAILAISLNLIYGFTGMFSLAHAGFMAIGAYVTAILILPAAQKEMMYILEPMMWPFSVMHAPFFIAVIAGGLVAAFVGLLMALPCLKLGGDYLGIATLGFGEIIRVLFTNMTPVTNGALGLKGIPAYANLGWNYFWCVLTCYVIIKLLSSNFGNTLRAVRDDEVAAKAMGINTFRTKTISFVVGAFFAGVGGALMGSLITTIDPKMFNFQLTFNILMFVVVGGLGSITGSLIGTVVITVLLEWLRFVEDSITIGSWEFAGIPGMRMLIFSLLLLFIILYRREGIIGGYEFSWDSASRFAKRIFKGKGARANG, encoded by the coding sequence ATGATGAAAAATTCAACGAAGCTTATTCTTAACGCGCTCTCTCTCGGCCTCCTCGCCCTCTTTCTCTGGTGGGCGCAGGGGAACCTCGACGGCTATAAGATACAGGTGCTGAACCTCATCGCCGTCAACGCGATACTGGCGATCAGCCTTAACCTCATCTATGGCTTCACCGGTATGTTCTCGCTGGCCCACGCTGGCTTCATGGCCATCGGCGCCTATGTGACGGCGATCCTCATCCTGCCGGCGGCGCAGAAGGAGATGATGTACATCCTGGAGCCGATGATGTGGCCCTTCTCCGTGATGCACGCCCCCTTCTTTATCGCCGTTATCGCGGGCGGCCTTGTCGCGGCCTTTGTCGGCCTGCTGATGGCGCTTCCCTGCCTCAAGCTCGGCGGCGACTATCTCGGCATCGCGACGCTTGGCTTCGGTGAGATAATCCGCGTCCTCTTCACGAATATGACGCCGGTCACCAACGGCGCGCTTGGCCTCAAGGGCATTCCGGCCTACGCCAACCTGGGTTGGAACTACTTCTGGTGCGTCCTCACCTGCTACGTGATCATCAAGCTGCTCTCCAGCAACTTCGGCAACACCCTGCGCGCCGTCCGCGACGACGAGGTCGCGGCGAAGGCGATGGGGATAAATACCTTCCGCACCAAGACGATATCCTTCGTCGTCGGCGCCTTTTTCGCGGGCGTGGGCGGCGCGCTGATGGGCAGCCTCATCACCACGATCGACCCGAAGATGTTCAACTTCCAGCTGACCTTCAACATCTTGATGTTCGTTGTCGTCGGCGGCCTCGGCTCGATAACCGGCTCCCTCATCGGCACGGTGGTCATCACCGTGCTGCTTGAATGGCTGCGTTTCGTCGAAGACTCCATAACGATCGGCTCATGGGAATTCGCGGGGATACCTGGCATGAGAATGCTGATCTTCTCACTGCTGCTGCTCTTCATCATCCTCTACCGCCGCGAGGGTATAATCGGCGGCTATGAATTCAGCTGGGACAGCGCCTCTCGCTTCGCGAAGCGCATCTTCAAGGGAAAGGGGGCGCGCGCAAATGGCTGA
- a CDS encoding ABC transporter ATP-binding protein → MADTILKTEDVMIKFGGLTAVSGFTIEVERGSITSLIGPNGAGKTTCFNIITGFYKPTSGRVIFDGEDITPLEPHIVCKTGIARTFQNIRLFTGGTVLQNVMTACWVRQKAPWWSAPLYLPIFRREEREIRERSMELLEAVGLDKLAGEIATGLPYGAQRRLEIARALATGPKLLLLDEPAAGMNPQESQELMDFIRSIRDRFKVTILMIEHDMKVVMGVSEWIRVLDYGQLIAEGTPAEIRANPKVIEAYLGKEAVAGGEGIRVPDPEGNLETTPDGEAEEK, encoded by the coding sequence ATGGCTGATACGATACTGAAGACCGAGGACGTCATGATCAAGTTCGGTGGCCTCACCGCCGTCAGCGGCTTTACAATAGAGGTTGAACGGGGCTCGATAACGAGCCTGATCGGCCCCAACGGCGCGGGTAAGACCACCTGTTTCAATATAATCACCGGCTTCTATAAGCCGACCTCCGGACGCGTGATCTTCGACGGCGAGGATATCACGCCGCTGGAGCCGCATATCGTCTGCAAGACCGGCATCGCGCGCACCTTCCAGAACATCCGCCTCTTCACCGGCGGCACCGTGCTGCAGAATGTCATGACCGCCTGCTGGGTGCGGCAGAAGGCTCCCTGGTGGAGCGCGCCGCTCTACCTGCCGATATTCCGCCGCGAGGAGCGCGAGATACGCGAGCGTTCCATGGAGCTGCTTGAGGCGGTGGGGCTTGACAAGCTTGCGGGTGAGATCGCCACGGGGCTGCCATACGGCGCGCAGCGGCGGCTGGAGATAGCGCGCGCCCTCGCGACCGGCCCTAAGCTGCTGCTGCTCGACGAACCGGCGGCTGGCATGAACCCGCAGGAGAGTCAGGAGCTGATGGATTTTATAAGAAGTATACGTGACCGGTTCAAGGTCACTATCCTGATGATAGAACATGACATGAAGGTCGTTATGGGCGTCTCCGAATGGATACGCGTGCTTGACTATGGCCAGCTTATCGCCGAGGGGACGCCGGCGGAGATACGCGCCAACCCTAAAGTCATCGAGGCCTATCTCGGCAAAGAGGCCGTAGCGGGAGGCGAAGGCATCCGCGTGCCGGACCCCGAAGGTAATCTGGAAACTACGCCTGACGGCGAAGCGGAGGAAAAATAG
- a CDS encoding ABC transporter ATP-binding protein encodes MLKVENLSVNYGGIQALRGISLDVPVGRIVTLIGANGAGKSSTLRAIAGLVRNKSGSVTWKEKHLLGLNPEHVLERGIALCPEGRRIFPHLTVLENLKLGGYSCKNREEEDAGIERAFSLFPRLRERSWQKGGTLSGGEQQMLAVGRALMSDPELIMFDEPSMGLAPILVEEVFDIIERINKEGKTVLLVEQNAFAALKIADYAYVLEVGEITLQGPGEELLRDPRVVSAYLGG; translated from the coding sequence ATGCTAAAAGTAGAAAACCTCTCCGTAAATTATGGCGGCATACAGGCGCTGCGCGGCATATCCCTTGACGTGCCGGTGGGCAGGATCGTCACGCTGATCGGCGCAAACGGCGCGGGCAAGAGCAGCACGCTGCGCGCGATCGCGGGGCTGGTGCGGAACAAGAGCGGCAGCGTCACCTGGAAGGAGAAGCACCTGCTGGGGCTCAACCCCGAACACGTCCTTGAACGCGGCATCGCGCTCTGTCCCGAGGGACGCCGGATATTCCCGCATCTCACCGTGCTGGAGAACCTCAAGCTCGGCGGCTACAGCTGCAAGAACAGGGAAGAGGAAGATGCCGGGATCGAACGCGCCTTCTCCCTGTTCCCGCGCCTGCGCGAACGCTCCTGGCAGAAGGGCGGAACCCTCTCCGGCGGAGAACAGCAGATGCTGGCCGTCGGACGCGCGCTGATGAGCGATCCGGAGCTGATAATGTTCGACGAGCCCTCGATGGGGCTTGCGCCGATACTTGTCGAAGAGGTCTTTGACATTATCGAACGCATAAACAAAGAGGGAAAGACGGTGCTGCTCGTCGAGCAGAACGCCTTCGCGGCGCTCAAGATCGCCGACTACGCCTATGTTCTTGAGGTGGGGGAGATCACCCTTCAGGGCCCCGGCGAAGAGCTGCTCCGCGACCCGCGCGTCGTCAGCGCCTACCTAGGCGGATAG
- a CDS encoding M13-type metalloendopeptidase, whose protein sequence is MIRSWTGVFKCAALLAVAFFGAAGGAEAAWVNSDIADFPAGAKAPAYHDDFHRSVNHDWLSKAKIRKGEVRIDSFSERSDEVEAQIKKLFKDRSLNSHEAALVQKFHGMLRDWKSRDRLGMEPVIPYVKRIEAIKDMEGLTAYLTDSRDPHLGSQLFDIGVMADRRDATNNTVAIATTGLLLTDADEYRAKELSPYAKRRKAANDEYIVKLLQKAGYDRKQAETMNEGLFRVENKLAERAMGLKEIYSPAAQAAIYNVRTKEQLTKASANFPLTAVIDSLGYGDSREFVLMEPKWLNSLNELYRPENLEDIKSYLIIRTLLSTANLLDRETRGWAVEHGNAVMGSSGAIPDDKYAYEMVSAYLGEPLGRLYAEKYADPKTKARIEEFIAKVVGYYRNMLHGESWLSESTRNKAVTKLDNLTVRVAYPDKWEDFSALDFKDTKEGGNLVEAVAAIADFERLRDVKLVNTKVDRSKWLADPQEVNAYYSPSDNSINIPAGILGGAFYSPKGGEEELLGGIGMVIGHEITHAFDTNGSQFDENGNFVNWWTEADRKAFDKRSKKISDYFSTLEVMPGVKADGELVLSEAIADLGGLSCVTAIGRGVPGFDFSKFFKAYARLWRNRKTKEAEEQRIKEDVHPLSYLRTNVNVQQIPEFYTAFGVKPGDGMYLAPEERVALW, encoded by the coding sequence ATGATCAGATCATGGACCGGCGTATTTAAATGCGCTGCGTTGCTTGCAGTCGCGTTTTTCGGCGCTGCCGGCGGCGCAGAGGCGGCGTGGGTCAATTCGGATATCGCCGATTTCCCCGCCGGCGCGAAGGCGCCCGCATACCACGACGATTTTCACCGCTCGGTGAACCACGACTGGCTATCGAAGGCTAAAATACGCAAGGGCGAGGTTCGCATCGATTCTTTTTCAGAGAGGTCGGACGAGGTAGAGGCACAGATAAAGAAACTATTCAAAGACCGTTCGCTGAACAGCCACGAGGCGGCGCTGGTGCAAAAATTCCATGGCATGCTGCGCGACTGGAAGAGCCGTGACCGTCTCGGCATGGAGCCTGTGATACCATACGTCAAACGCATCGAGGCCATCAAAGACATGGAGGGGCTGACGGCATACCTGACAGACAGCCGCGATCCGCATCTAGGCTCTCAGCTCTTCGATATCGGCGTGATGGCAGACCGCCGCGACGCGACAAACAACACGGTGGCGATCGCCACGACGGGGCTGCTGTTGACGGACGCCGACGAGTACAGGGCAAAAGAGCTAAGCCCATACGCAAAGCGCCGCAAGGCGGCTAACGATGAATACATAGTTAAGCTGCTGCAAAAGGCGGGATACGACCGAAAACAGGCCGAAACGATGAACGAGGGGCTCTTCCGCGTCGAGAATAAACTCGCGGAACGGGCGATGGGACTTAAGGAGATCTATTCGCCGGCAGCACAGGCCGCCATTTACAACGTACGGACAAAGGAACAGCTTACCAAGGCTTCGGCCAATTTTCCGCTTACGGCGGTAATTGACTCGCTGGGTTACGGCGACAGCCGCGAGTTCGTCCTCATGGAGCCTAAATGGCTCAATTCGCTGAACGAACTCTACCGCCCGGAGAACCTTGAAGATATAAAAAGTTACCTCATCATCAGGACGCTGCTTTCAACGGCAAACCTGCTGGACCGTGAGACGCGCGGCTGGGCCGTGGAACACGGAAACGCCGTGATGGGCAGCAGCGGCGCGATACCTGACGACAAGTACGCCTACGAAATGGTCTCGGCCTATCTCGGAGAACCGCTCGGCAGACTATACGCGGAAAAATACGCCGACCCCAAGACAAAGGCCCGGATCGAAGAGTTTATCGCGAAGGTGGTCGGGTATTACCGGAACATGCTGCACGGCGAAAGCTGGCTGTCGGAGAGCACGCGAAACAAGGCGGTGACCAAGCTCGACAATCTTACGGTGCGCGTAGCCTACCCCGATAAGTGGGAGGATTTTTCGGCGCTGGACTTTAAGGATACGAAAGAGGGCGGCAATCTCGTGGAAGCTGTCGCCGCCATCGCCGATTTTGAACGCCTGCGCGACGTCAAGCTGGTAAATACAAAGGTTGACAGGAGCAAGTGGCTCGCCGATCCTCAGGAGGTCAACGCCTACTATTCACCCTCTGACAACTCGATCAACATCCCCGCCGGCATCCTTGGAGGCGCCTTCTATTCACCCAAGGGCGGCGAAGAGGAATTGCTCGGAGGTATCGGCATGGTGATCGGGCATGAGATAACCCACGCCTTCGACACAAACGGCTCACAGTTCGACGAAAACGGCAACTTCGTCAACTGGTGGACGGAGGCGGACCGCAAAGCCTTCGATAAACGTTCGAAGAAGATCAGCGACTACTTCTCCACGCTGGAGGTTATGCCAGGAGTGAAGGCCGACGGCGAGCTGGTACTCAGCGAGGCGATCGCCGACCTTGGCGGCCTCTCCTGCGTGACGGCAATCGGCCGAGGCGTACCGGGATTTGATTTTTCAAAGTTTTTCAAAGCCTACGCCAGACTGTGGCGCAACCGCAAGACCAAGGAGGCTGAGGAACAACGGATAAAAGAGGACGTCCACCCGCTTTCCTATCTGCGCACAAATGTAAATGTCCAGCAGATACCTGAGTTCTATACCGCCTTCGGCGTCAAGCCCGGCGACGGCATGTACCTCGCGCCGGAAGAGAGGGTCGCTCTCTGGTAG
- a CDS encoding M20 family metallopeptidase has protein sequence MSKEAFSLAQNYITEKAGEMAAFSDYLAAHPELSEEEYETSRMMADKLREAGFAVEYPYLGLPTAFIGKKTSPDGESAAGRPVVAVMVEYDALPEIGHACGHNLHGTMALYAGMAVGEAMGDLVGELRVVGTPAEETDGAKIRMADEGVFDDVDFAVMFHSFAGESFADYRSLGIDGLDFTFTGQTSHSAASPWRGRSAQSGMLLFIDALNMLRIHMHDYCRLAAYITEVKGAVNIIPDRAVCRVEARAPEQSIQRELTAAVLECARGAAIATRTEVSWKNFEGSFAPMLPNLTAEKLAEETMAEYGIICTKGHPATGSTDVGNVSYRCPAIQPEFAITPRSLDLHTREFAAATTAEEGHEALVKGARVIADICLKVFTDDDLRKKIKAEFEAAKR, from the coding sequence ATGTCAAAAGAGGCATTCAGCCTGGCGCAAAACTATATCACGGAGAAAGCCGGAGAGATGGCGGCTTTCTCCGATTATCTCGCGGCTCATCCCGAGCTGTCGGAAGAGGAATATGAGACAAGCCGCATGATGGCGGACAAGCTCCGCGAGGCGGGATTTGCCGTCGAATACCCATATCTCGGACTGCCCACCGCCTTTATCGGGAAGAAGACCTCTCCCGACGGAGAGTCCGCCGCCGGCAGGCCGGTAGTCGCGGTGATGGTCGAGTATGACGCGCTGCCGGAGATCGGACACGCCTGCGGCCATAATCTGCACGGCACAATGGCGCTCTACGCCGGCATGGCGGTAGGCGAAGCAATGGGGGACCTCGTCGGCGAGCTGCGCGTCGTCGGTACCCCGGCGGAGGAGACTGACGGCGCGAAGATACGTATGGCCGACGAGGGCGTATTTGACGACGTAGATTTCGCTGTCATGTTCCACTCCTTCGCGGGAGAGAGTTTCGCCGACTACCGTTCTCTCGGCATCGACGGGCTGGACTTCACCTTTACGGGTCAGACCTCGCACTCGGCGGCCTCCCCCTGGCGCGGCCGAAGCGCCCAGAGCGGGATGCTGCTCTTCATCGACGCGCTGAATATGCTGCGCATCCATATGCACGACTACTGCCGTCTCGCCGCCTACATTACGGAGGTCAAGGGCGCGGTGAACATCATCCCTGACCGCGCCGTATGCCGCGTCGAGGCGCGCGCCCCGGAGCAGAGCATACAGCGCGAGCTGACCGCCGCCGTGCTGGAATGCGCGCGCGGCGCGGCGATCGCGACGCGCACCGAAGTAAGCTGGAAGAATTTCGAGGGCAGCTTCGCGCCGATGCTGCCGAACCTCACGGCAGAAAAGCTGGCAGAGGAGACGATGGCGGAATATGGCATCATCTGCACAAAGGGACACCCCGCGACCGGTTCTACCGACGTCGGCAACGTCTCATACCGCTGCCCCGCGATACAGCCGGAATTCGCGATAACGCCGCGCAGCCTTGATCTCCACACGCGGGAATTCGCCGCGGCGACCACCGCTGAGGAGGGACACGAGGCTCTCGTCAAAGGCGCGCGCGTCATCGCCGATATCTGTCTGAAGGTATTCACCGACGACGATCTGAGAAAAAAGATAAAAGCGGAATTCGAGGCGGCAAAGAGATAA
- a CDS encoding YfcC family protein — MTKSSMKFKLKVPDTYVLLFLIILVAALASWLLPAGEFQRTENAAGRLTIIPGTYHNIAQTPVMPFDTLIAVEKGLINAASTVFFVFISYASLMIIIASGAIHAGISRMLQMTRDKYRIFIIPIFVFLFAFAGGTYGMFEEALSFTPIFVGLAIALGYDAVTGMAIVAMGVGLGYSGSFTNPFNVGIAQQFAELPLFSGIAYRLFCWFVMCTTSVALIMHYAIKVKRNPQSSAVYGIECGDFGLDQSHLANLEMTGRHKLILLTGGATIVIMVISVLKWGWYLDELAGLLLGMGILCGFIAGWGPDKIAKTMAAGFKDIAYGAMMIGIARGILIILQQGNIVDTVINGMFIPLSTMPKWLAGIGMLFVQTLINFFIPSGSGQAATTMPIMAPLSDLLGISRQVAVLAFQFGDGLSNILWPTAFAAVFCGVANIPYAKWMKWFIPRFCIIFCIQAALIVIAIMIDYR, encoded by the coding sequence ATGACAAAATCATCAATGAAGTTCAAACTTAAGGTACCTGACACATATGTATTGCTTTTCCTCATAATTTTAGTGGCGGCGCTGGCCTCGTGGCTCCTTCCGGCAGGAGAATTTCAGCGGACGGAGAACGCCGCGGGCCGGCTTACAATAATACCGGGGACATATCACAACATCGCACAGACGCCTGTAATGCCGTTCGATACGCTGATAGCCGTGGAAAAAGGGCTGATAAACGCCGCCAGCACCGTATTTTTCGTGTTTATCTCCTATGCCTCGCTGATGATAATCATCGCCTCCGGAGCCATCCACGCCGGTATCTCGAGAATGCTCCAGATGACGCGTGATAAATACCGTATTTTCATAATCCCTATATTTGTATTCCTCTTCGCGTTTGCCGGCGGAACATACGGCATGTTTGAGGAGGCGCTCAGCTTCACCCCCATATTTGTAGGACTTGCGATAGCCCTTGGCTATGACGCGGTGACTGGGATGGCGATCGTGGCGATGGGCGTCGGACTCGGTTACAGCGGTTCGTTCACCAACCCCTTCAATGTCGGTATCGCACAGCAGTTTGCGGAGCTGCCTCTCTTCTCCGGCATCGCATACCGCTTATTCTGCTGGTTTGTGATGTGCACGACAAGTGTCGCCCTCATTATGCACTATGCCATAAAGGTAAAGAGGAATCCCCAGTCAAGCGCCGTATACGGCATCGAATGCGGCGACTTCGGGCTGGACCAGTCCCATCTCGCAAACCTCGAAATGACAGGGCGTCACAAGCTGATACTCCTCACAGGGGGCGCCACGATCGTCATTATGGTCATCTCTGTCCTCAAGTGGGGATGGTATCTCGACGAACTTGCGGGACTTCTCCTGGGTATGGGAATATTATGCGGCTTCATAGCCGGCTGGGGACCGGACAAGATCGCTAAGACAATGGCGGCGGGGTTCAAAGATATCGCCTACGGCGCGATGATGATAGGCATCGCGAGAGGAATTCTGATCATCCTGCAGCAGGGAAATATCGTAGACACCGTCATCAACGGGATGTTCATCCCGCTTTCGACAATGCCGAAATGGCTCGCCGGGATCGGTATGCTGTTCGTACAGACGCTTATCAACTTCTTCATCCCCTCGGGATCGGGACAGGCCGCTACGACAATGCCGATCATGGCGCCGCTGTCAGACTTACTGGGGATATCACGCCAGGTCGCCGTACTCGCCTTCCAGTTTGGAGACGGCCTCTCAAATATTCTGTGGCCGACGGCGTTTGCCGCCGTATTCTGCGGCGTGGCAAATATTCCCTACGCCAAATGGATGAAATGGTTTATTCCAAGGTTCTGCATCATCTTTTGCATTCAAGCCGCTCTGATAGTTATCGCGATAATGATCGACTATCGGTAG
- a CDS encoding M20 family metallopeptidase, which produces MSKQAFEKAHCYLSQKRAEMTAFSDYLAAHPELSQEEYESSRLMAEKLISAGFSVEYPYLGLPTAFKAVKASPACAQKKPVVAIMAEYDALPEIGHGCGHNLHGTMALYAGLAVGEAIGETAGEIRVIGTPAEETDGAKVQMADAGIFDDVDLAFMFHSYAGESFADYRALGIDGLEFTFTGQTSHSAASPWKGRSAQNGMLLFMDGLNMLRLHMHDYCRMHAIIKEVRGAVNIIPDLAVCQVETRAPDKAMLAGLTEAVINCAKSCAAAVNTEVSWKKFMKSFDSMLPNLAAELLAEKTMAEYGVICTKNHLPTGSTDVGNVSYRCPAIQPELAITEEKLDLHTRGFALATTSEEGHSALVKGAAIMADIALKVLTDQSLREDIRAEFESKISAL; this is translated from the coding sequence ATGTCAAAACAGGCGTTCGAAAAGGCTCATTGCTATCTTTCTCAAAAAAGGGCAGAGATGACTGCCTTCAGCGATTATCTCGCGGCCCATCCGGAGCTGTCACAGGAGGAGTATGAATCCAGCAGATTGATGGCTGAAAAATTAATCAGCGCCGGATTTTCCGTGGAGTATCCCTACCTGGGGCTGCCTACCGCTTTCAAAGCCGTAAAGGCTTCGCCCGCCTGCGCGCAAAAAAAGCCTGTGGTCGCAATTATGGCGGAGTACGACGCGCTGCCGGAAATCGGCCACGGCTGCGGGCATAATCTCCACGGTACGATGGCCCTCTACGCGGGGTTGGCCGTTGGGGAGGCGATCGGCGAAACAGCGGGAGAGATCCGCGTCATCGGTACGCCCGCCGAGGAGACTGACGGAGCAAAGGTCCAAATGGCGGACGCCGGAATCTTTGACGATGTCGACCTTGCCTTTATGTTCCATTCCTACGCCGGTGAGAGCTTCGCCGATTATAGGGCGCTTGGCATCGACGGGCTTGAATTTACATTTACCGGACAGACTTCCCACTCCGCGGCGTCACCGTGGAAGGGGCGAAGCGCGCAGAACGGGATGCTTCTCTTTATGGACGGCCTCAATATGCTCCGGCTGCATATGCATGATTACTGCAGAATGCACGCCATAATAAAAGAGGTCAGAGGCGCCGTGAATATAATCCCGGACCTCGCAGTGTGTCAGGTCGAGACGAGGGCTCCTGATAAGGCGATGCTTGCCGGGCTGACCGAAGCGGTGATCAACTGTGCGAAGAGCTGCGCCGCCGCTGTAAATACGGAGGTATCGTGGAAGAAATTTATGAAAAGCTTTGACTCGATGCTGCCGAACCTCGCAGCTGAGCTGCTCGCTGAGAAGACTATGGCGGAATATGGCGTCATATGTACGAAAAACCACCTCCCCACAGGGTCGACAGACGTCGGTAACGTCTCCTACAGATGTCCGGCCATACAGCCCGAGCTTGCAATAACGGAAGAAAAGCTTGACCTCCATACGCGCGGGTTCGCTCTGGCGACGACCAGCGAAGAGGGACATTCCGCCCTCGTCAAAGGTGCGGCCATAATGGCGGACATCGCCCTGAAGGTACTTACAGACCAAAGCTTGAGAGAAGATATCCGCGCGGAATTCGAGTCAAAGATCTCCGCATTGTGA
- a CDS encoding Na+/H+ antiporter family protein codes for MILLNPVVISVIVMIGLCLINLNIVLALLLAALAGGLAAGMSIPATMGVLISGMGGNAETALAYFLLGTFAIAINKTGLASIACKKIASMVGEHKIMLMFLIALIACISGTVIPVHIAFIPILIPPLLFLFNKLKVDRRQVACALAFGLKCPYITLPIGYGLIFQGIIAAEMGRNGMEIAKGSVPAYTWVIGIGMIIGLLIAVFITYNRPRHYEDKPIIGGSAEDMPSTFTKTHYLTMVAIIAAFAAQLWSGSMPLGALVALLVMIVTGVLKFKDIDESFLGGLEIMGLIAFVMLIAAGYGTVLRETKSVEHLVNSVVSLVGGSKFWGAFLMLAVGLLVTMGIGTSFGTVPVIAAIYCPLAMQLGFSVGATACLIAAAGALGDAGSPASDTTLGPTAGLNADGQHNHIWDTCVPTFLHYNIPIFIAAMVGALVLY; via the coding sequence ATGATATTGTTAAATCCGGTCGTCATTTCGGTCATCGTCATGATAGGTTTATGTCTGATCAACCTGAACATAGTGCTTGCGCTGCTCCTCGCCGCGCTCGCTGGAGGTCTGGCCGCCGGCATGTCCATCCCGGCGACGATGGGTGTTCTGATCAGCGGCATGGGAGGAAACGCCGAGACGGCGCTAGCCTATTTTCTTCTCGGGACATTCGCCATCGCGATAAACAAAACAGGCCTGGCCTCGATCGCCTGTAAAAAAATCGCGTCGATGGTGGGAGAGCACAAGATTATGCTGATGTTTCTCATCGCCCTTATCGCGTGCATCTCGGGAACGGTGATTCCCGTCCATATCGCGTTCATCCCTATCCTCATCCCGCCGCTGCTCTTCCTGTTCAACAAACTCAAAGTCGACCGCCGTCAGGTCGCCTGCGCCCTCGCCTTCGGACTCAAATGCCCCTATATCACGCTGCCAATCGGATACGGGCTCATCTTCCAGGGGATCATCGCCGCGGAGATGGGACGCAACGGCATGGAAATAGCCAAGGGATCGGTCCCCGCCTATACATGGGTGATAGGCATAGGGATGATCATCGGTCTTCTCATCGCGGTATTCATAACCTATAACCGCCCGAGACACTACGAGGATAAACCGATAATCGGCGGTTCGGCGGAGGATATGCCAAGCACCTTTACAAAGACGCACTATCTGACGATGGTGGCGATAATTGCGGCCTTCGCCGCCCAGCTATGGTCAGGCTCAATGCCGCTGGGAGCGCTTGTGGCGCTCCTCGTCATGATCGTCACCGGGGTGTTGAAATTCAAAGATATTGACGAAAGTTTTCTCGGCGGGCTTGAAATAATGGGACTCATAGCCTTCGTAATGCTCATCGCCGCCGGTTACGGCACGGTCCTCAGAGAGACTAAATCCGTTGAGCACCTTGTAAACAGCGTTGTATCGCTGGTCGGCGGAAGCAAGTTCTGGGGGGCCTTCCTCATGCTGGCCGTTGGGCTGCTCGTTACGATGGGAATCGGGACCTCTTTCGGCACGGTCCCCGTAATCGCGGCCATCTACTGCCCGCTCGCAATGCAGCTCGGTTTCTCTGTCGGAGCGACAGCCTGTCTCATCGCCGCCGCCGGCGCGCTGGGAGACGCCGGTTCTCCCGCCTCCGATACGACGCTCGGTCCCACGGCGGGACTGAACGCGGACGGACAGCACAACCACATATGGGACACCTGCGTACCGACGTTCCTGCATTATAATATCCCGATATTCATCGCCGCGATGGTTGGAGCTTTGGTCCTTTATTAA